From a single Miscanthus floridulus cultivar M001 chromosome 8, ASM1932011v1, whole genome shotgun sequence genomic region:
- the LOC136471679 gene encoding vacuolar protein sorting-associated protein 29-like: MVLVLALGDLHIPHRAPDLPAKFKSMLVPGKIQHIICTGNLCIKEVHDYLKSLCPDLHITRGEYDEDARYPETKTLTIGQFKLGLCHGHQVVPWGDLDSLAMLQRQMDVDILVTGHTHQFKAYKHEGGVVINPGSATGAYSSITYDVNPSFVLMDIDGLRVVVYVYELIDGEVKVDKIDFKKAATMHA; this comes from the exons ATGGTGCTCGTGCTTGCGCTGGGGGATCTGCACATCCCGCACCGGGCGCCCGACCTGCCCGCCAAATTCAAGTCCATGCTCGTGCCGGGCAAGATCCAACACATCATCTGCACTGGCAACCTCTGCATCAAG GAAGTCCATGACTACCTGAAAAGCCTTTGCCCTGATCTTCACATAACCAGAGGTGAATATGATGAGGATGCTCGATACCCAGAGACTAAGACACTTACAATTGGTCAGTTTAAGCTTGGGCTGTGCCATGGCCATCAG GTTGTTCCATGGGGCGACCTGGACTCCCTGGCGATGCTCCAGCGACAGATGGACGTGGACATCCTGGTGACCGGGCACACCCACCAGTTCAAGGCATACAAGCACGAGGGAGGCGTGGTGATCAACCCTGGCTCAGCCACGGGCGCCTACAGCAGCATCACTTACGACGTGAACCCGAGCTTTGTGCTGATGGACATCGACGGGCTCCGCGTGGTGGTGTACGTCTACGAGCTGattgacggcgaggtgaaggtggACAAGATCGACTTCAAGAAGGCAGCGACGATGCACGCctag